The following are encoded together in the Bicyclus anynana chromosome 2, ilBicAnyn1.1, whole genome shotgun sequence genome:
- the LOC112051541 gene encoding homologous-pairing protein 2 homolog produces MASDSVLKYLIDTNRPYSCADVTVNLRGAYTKGAVQKALDALSESGKIKCKLYGKQKVYAALQLENVQENTDTEDYDAQISSLSNILNDKNADLKKAEANIKNLTSAPTNDMTKSESAKIKDNIDKLEKKLNVLRDTTEVLSADEKKIILSEHEKYLKEYRKRKRICSDMLEAVLEGYPKSKKNFLEELCIETDEMVNFQLKTT; encoded by the exons aTGGCTAGTGATtcagttttgaaatatttaatcgATACGAATAGGCCATATTCCTGTGCAGATGTCACCGTTAATTTAAGAGGAGCGTACACGAAAGGTGCAGTTCAAAAAGCTCTCGATGCTCTGAGTGAATcgggtaaaataaaatgtaaattgtatggAAAACAAAAAGTTTACGCAGCCTTGCAATTGGAAAATGTGCAAGAAAATACTGACACAGAAG ATTACGATGCTCAAATAAGCAGCCTATCAAATATTCTAAACGACAAGAACGCAGATTTGAAAAAAGCGGAGGCAAATATCAAAAACCTTACATCTGCTCCCACAAACGATATGACGAAATCAGAATCAgcgaaaataaaagataacataGACAAACTAGAAAAAAAGTTGAACGTTCTACGTGACACAACGGAAGTATTGAGCGctgacgaaaaaaaaattattttaagtgaaCACGAAAAGTATCTAAAGGAGTATAG gaAACGCAAGAGAATCTGTTCTGATATGTTAGAAGCGGTATTGGAGGGTTATCCAAAATCCAAAAAGAACTTTTTAGAAGAGCTTTGTATAGAGACTGACGAAATGGTTAACTTTCAATTGAAAACGACCTAG